A window of Benincasa hispida cultivar B227 chromosome 9, ASM972705v1, whole genome shotgun sequence genomic DNA:
tttagaaatctatcattggtagccaacttagtgaatttaacaagaaaggggcaaaaagaTGTTCAATggttatgattgatagaagctaatactaagagcatgttatcgatgatagaagctacccgaTAACacattatcggtgatagaagctaccattGATAACACattatcggtgatagagaactatcattgatagcatgatatTAGTGAGATCGTTGATAGCATATTATCAGTAATGTTATCAGTAAAAGAAGCTATGAtgaaccacaatatgagtgatgttagtgatatcggtgataaaacttaggtgatatctatatatatcGAGTTTATTTCAAATGTGATAACCAGTTAtaaaattctatcattgatagtctaagtgttaatatttcaaggttgaattgatgaaagtctatccgTGATAGCGATTGATagctgctattagtgataaccatgataaaagattattagtgttagctactatttataaatctatcattgatggcCACTGATAGTCGTAAGTAttgatatttcaaggttgattccaattgatgaaagtgaatcaatgataactactgataattgatagtaaattaaaagctaatatttcaagattctattaatttttctcaaattgaaaactatcgCTGATAGCAATTGATAGGAGCTATCGATGATAGCATTGATAGCTGATAggagctatcaatgatagcaactgatagtaGCCATTAGTATTTGAAAAAATTGggaagaaacaaacaaaatggtggctaggcatgagttttttagtttgttaccatttttttttatctatatatgcaattgtTTTATCCAGTTTTTCTCAATCAATCTTTTTTTTGCTTCtgttttaaatttatgaaaacaaaaaaaggattgggtaaatatatttaaaaaatattttcgagAATATTTTACATAAAGATTTGAGATATCGAgatcttttctctccaaatgGAAGAAGATTCAATTCATAGTCTTTCAATTTTTCCATCGAtaaggaaaataaaagattCTTTTCATAacaactttaatttttaaaataaatttactcATTGATAATCCCTTTACTTgtttgtttttacttttaaaagtgCTTTTCAAATTCGctatgttttaaataaatatttttttgatacATAGAATATAGAATAATTTTGAATTCTAAAAAATACATAGCAAtggaaattatatttgaaagaAGACTTGTACTTCCAGGACTAAGAAGTAAAATGCATCTTTaagttttgataattatttataactttaataaatACTTCTATAAGtgaacaaaaaaattatattaaaaaaaggtaaacatattgtttatatttgaaattatttgaGATCTCTATGGATTGCTAACATATTGTCTTTTCTCTTGTTTGTTATATTGTACGGAATTATGTTATCTTTTTTCCCTCtttacattacataataaataataaataaaacaattttaatcctttttcttttttttttagagaagctCTCAATCCATTTCCTTCGTCTTCTTTTCCCAAGAATCTATTTGTGAATCGGAAGTGAAACATCTTCTTGACTAATTGACGAATGCTCATAACGATTCTTAGGCCAATTCAATTGCCACTCCCTTATAGACAACCAcgataacaataataataattttgagtgtttgagaaaaaaaattaaactgaTTTTTGACAAATTGAACTCAATTTATCTCAATTGTGAATATCTAAGATTGAGAATTTTCGATAATAATGATGAATCAAGTGAAAAGATTGTACTACATCGAATGAATTAggtcaattttcaaaatatagtaCTTTTCCAGAATGTCATACTCTGACTCCCTTTAATTGCACGTGTTGTTgagctaaaaaaatataaacaaaaaccattttaagaaaaaaagtctataaaatccaaaatttcacactttttttttttaataacaataattttaaacaGAAAATTCCTCATTATTAACATAATTTACTCCAACTCAacgaaaaaaaatcaaacaccCTAATAAGTAGGAATTAAATGGAAAACAAGTAAGAAAAACGAAATaaacaaaaagaaggaaagTAATTATTGGCATTAAATTCAGATTCGAGAGTGAAATGAAATCACCCTTAGGATTGAAGCAAGGGTAGGATAGTAAATAAGAAAAAGTGGAGGGCAGGGGTGAGTCACACGTGTGGAGTGGATAAACGGCACGTGTAAAAAGATTTGAAGTCACGCGCTTCATACGTAACGAACTTCAAACCCACACCACCCGCCACATTTATGCCCCTTCACCGCTCCCTTATATTCCCTCTCGTTTTCTTTcccaatttattatttatttaattctatTTTTGGTATCtcaaaaaatttttaaataaaataaaactaattttgtgCTCATACGATCtaacctctttttttttttttttttttcattcattttagtTTTACTTTCAAATTACTTTGTTGTCTTTATCATTGCATTCTCAACTTTTTGGTCAATTCAatcttttataatttaaaaatttttagttttagtgcatataattttaagaattaatcATTTGATTCTTTCGTTCTTCTAAATGGTGTATAGTTTCATATTCAAAGATTTTTATATGGAgagtattaattataatattcttttttcttaaattcgTTTCATAATTTTATCGATAGAAATcaaatgattaatttttaaatatacaaatacCAAAGTCAGCTTAAAAGTAAAAgtaatttaaagatattttgaaaatatggaaATCAAAACAAAGCAAAGtaaaaatgtatataaaatgtttatcttctttatttaatGTCCAATTTTTTGAGATGAACTAGCTATGTTCTTGGCTCTTGAATTCGAGTTgctttgtcattttcaaaacaCAAAAGCTAAAATAGATTCTAAACATTAGTTAAAATGTAGTCTAACATATATTTGTTCTTTTTGAGTAATATAGaatgaaaaacataaaaaacataGTTAAAATGTAGTTAACagatatttttaatttcttagaaaatgtagaataaaaaaaatcctataGTTAAATCATAGTTCACAACAATATCGATCAATGAGGAGTGACAAGCTATGAGTagcaaaattacaaaaaaactcaaattcaaTGAAAGCTGGTTCAAACTTAATTGAAATAGATATTATGGATATGCTTTTAACCCAAAAAGGGTAAATAGCTGTTTACTCACCTACAAAAAATCGTCTGGGAGAGTAACAATTTTGacaattttaacaaaaatgacAACTTTTCGACCCTTTTAGTTTATGATGGGTGAGTTAGTGATTTAGAATTTTGAGTTTTACCCGAGAATATAATATCTTAACCAATTAAGTAAAATAaggttaaaagtaaaaaaaaaaaaatgaaataataataaaagagcAAAGATATTAGGAGAGAAGATGGAGTAATTGCCACGTTTGGGAAggggaaaggaaaggaaagagaaaagaaatgtAGAGAGAGAAAGTAATGGAATTTGAGAGAGTAGATGAGGAAGTAATGAACGTGACCATCCACTTCCAAACCCATGGCCCCATCTATATAAACCTCCTTCTTTCCTCATTCCCCATTTTTTTCCTTCCGCCACCAAACCCATTTCTCTCtctattctctctctctctctctctcatcgCCACCGATTCCACCATGTCCGACGAGGAATGGGTCGACGTTGCCCTCTCCGATGACTCTCTCGTCGTCGACTTACTTCTTCGCCTCAACCGTCCTCCCTCTCCGCCGCTCCCTCTCGAATGGTCCGTTCGTCAGCCTCGCTCTAAGCCGATTCTTCCTCGCCACGCCTCCGATTCTGCACTCAAAAACTCCGATTCCGCCGCCAGAGCCAGTCCGACCACTCCACTCACTTGGAGCAGCGGCGGATTCGTCGACGCATCCGACGCCGCAAGATCTAAGGTTCCCCTTCGTTTCGGTTTCGGTTTCTCTTTTTTCGGTTGTGTTTTCGTTTTGATGTTCTCAGTGAGTTCGTGCCAATAGACGAAAATACCCCTCCGTCGGCGACTTGTCAGAGTCTTTTCAAAATTACGAATCTACCCATCTTTTTTCCCCCCCAACGCCGGCGACTTTTCCGgccatttttttcataaataccGGAATACCCATTTCAGCCAATGATGAAATGAGACGACCCATTTTCCCATATTCTCCAAATGGGTGACCTCTGTTGGACGCAAATGGGTCAAAAAGAGTGGGTAGTAATGGGATTCTAAAaagggcattttggtaattaGAATACTACACAACAAAAGAAAGAAGCCACAAGCCAATGTAAAGAGTCAAACCCCATTCCTCTCTCCATTAGGCCCAATAAACTCCACCTGGAATATGGATATTATGGATATCCCCCAAAAGTAATAGTCAAACCCTAGACCTCTACTACCACTAGGGTCATTTTCGTCATTTCACCCCCCAAAAGCTTAAAGGGCCCTCTTTATCGGTGGCGTGTTTCCGTGGCAATGAAGTCTGTGTGTGCAAATGGTGTTGGTGGTTGTGCCCTTTTTATGTTGGTTTATCAAAATTATACCCTAAACTTCAAAATAATCCACTGTGGTCGTTTCTATCTCAACTTTGTAGTTTTGCTTCATCTCTACCCTTCACTTCCCTTTAATCTGACAAaagtttctctttttttcttttttaatggtTTTGATATATAGATTCTTTGGTATGGTCAAAAGGTCTTCAGTGTTCTTTTTTTAAATGGGGGGGGGGGTTCAGTTGTGTTCTCTTCCATGACAGCCTGTGATCCTAAACTTTTCCCTCCTTTTTCttataaaacataaatttttgTGTCTGGAAAATGGTACACCAATGTTTTTTTTGAACCCCATTTTGATAAACCAGAAACTAAACTTGATGGTTGATTTTGGCTGATACTTTTCTTTCCCCTTTAAACCTCATTAAAGTTACTTGGTCTAACAAACTTATAGCTTCTTCATTGTGTGTTTGGTGGGGGGAAAGGGCCCCAGTTGTGGAAAAAAATAAGATATAAAAATCCAACTTGTGAAATGGGGCATCTCTAATTCAATGCTTTTTCTTGATTGGTTGTATTGGTAGTGGTATTAGTGGATATGATTATTAGAAGTAGTTGTTTTGTTAGTAATTAGGATAAAATTGCTGGTTTCATGACttttaagttttataagttgACTAGGTGATGAGTTTTGAATGGTATGTTTGCAGATTGCTGGTAAGAGTGAAGTAGTTGCAACAGTGAAGAGGCCTAGAAAGAAAAAAGTATGGTTTTTTATCTATCAGCCAGGAAATTCCCAATTCCCCactttattctttctttctttgtttcttcttgcttttgttttttcaCCCTTATCTTTTCCCTCTTCCCTTTTTGGTTAGTGTGTTAGATTCTGAGTTTATTTCCTTTATGGTGTATCCATTAGCCATATACTCATATTAGCTTTAGTTTGTGTTCTGGATAATGCTGATTATTGTGTTCATGGTGGATGGCAGACACTAGGAGAACTTAAAGAGGAAGAAGTTTTGCTATTAAAGGAAAGGAGAAGCTTGAAAGATGTATGTTTACTTTCTTTCTGTAAAAATATGAGAATTGTCGTTAACTATTGCTGGTTTCGGTCGTCTTCTTGCTtaagttttttccttttataaggGCAGGCCTTGGCTACCTTGAGGCTCTCTGTGGAAAAACAAAGAGCTATGAATGGAagcttgaagaaaatgaaggtgaatcttatattttcatattctccttatatttttctctttattgGGGAAGTTGCATTTACTACTCATACCTACTAGAAATTATTATGACTGAAAAGCTTCTGCTTCTGCTTTCTTACTTTTGTTTGCCTTTGCCCCTTTTGCTATGTCCTTTTTGCTGATGTTTGCATCTGTATATTGAGATTTACGGTTCGTGGTAGAGCTCAAGTGGAGAATCAATCCAATAGCTTGTTTTCTAAGTGAGTGTTTAAGTGAGTTAAGTGAGTGTTTTCTCAACAGATTCTTTGTTTTCTAAATAGTTCTCAAGTAGtctagtttttttgttttttgtcttCTTAAACTAAAAGTAAGTACTTTAATTGGGTAGTCTATGAGGAACAACTTTAGTTCTGGAAAAGATGCCATTCTTAGCaacaaagcaaaagaaaatgagattgATACAAACTGTTAACCAAACAACGATAGCTATTTTTGAAGGAGCAATACTTGGTGGCAGTCCTCAGCCACATCCATTTTCTGCAGCCCACTCCAACCACtgtaaaaaaaagattaaaaaaatatttgagaaaaagagagaaagaatagTTTGCCATGTGGCAAACTATGGTTGGATAACTGGGTGGGCAGTAGAAGGTGGGTGCAACCTGAGAAGtacttattctttttctttctgaaAGCTTCTTCTAAACAGATACTTTGATGTTGCCACAACTAAAAGTCATGTCACATGTGAGGCAGGTGTCTTGAACACTTGGATATATTGATCTTAACAActagattttcattttttaactgATAAATGGAGAACATTGCAAAGAAGCCATCTTGATGTGTTACAGAAGCTAAATTGTTCTTTTCTAAATTCTACAGCTTGATCTCGAGTCACAGCAAGCGATCGAAACGATTGTAACATCTGCTGTTCTGGAGGAGGCAAATTCCGACCAACCTCAACTACAGATGCCACCAAGATCTATATGCAACACTACAGCCATCGGTGTCGCTGCTTTCGGTTGCAATGACGTCGATGCTTCTTACCAATTAACACTGCCAAATGTTTCTTGCAAACTACAGGAGATTGGAACTTTAGGGACCGTTCGTTTATTACCTGATCTCAATTTGCCTTTTCAGGAGGATTCTGGCACCGAGGCCCTATACCGAATGAGCTAGGCAGATTCAACGGTAACGAGCAAATATTAAGCTTCTTTAACCGAGGGACAAAGATCGATGACGACGACTACGACAACATTTGCTACTTAATAAGATGTTGTTCCTTAATCCTAACCCTGTCATAGGCTTGAGTTACTTGTAACTGTAATTACAAAAACCAATTTTCTCAGCTACATATTCATATAACTTCCTTTTTCTCCCTTTCCATAGTACCTGAAAAAATCGAGATCAGGACCATGTCGAGACCCTGAAAAAGCCTTTAGCTCTTTAGTTATATTATTCATTCACAGGTTTCTGCATCTGCTAATATTCTTTGGAGCCAACCCTCCCCCTCTCCTTCTCCCTCATCTCACACTCAAAAGAGATTGATTACAAACACTGTAATTATTATTGGataaatgcaaacaaaattcTATGTTCTCCACATCTAATTATTAATGATAGAATTGCTATGTCATTTCAAAAGagttcatttctttttctcttcatcAAATGTATGACCATAGAGCAATCCTTGCACAATTTACAGAGGCCTAATAAATCTTCAAATTTGAAAGATCCATAAGCACTAATGACCCACAAAAGTTTGAAGGTTCACTTACTTTTTTACATTTTCAAGTCCATGACAACGTGGAGATAATTGTATAGAAACCAAGGAAAAATATGGGTACGTATATTTTCAGACAAATAGAAACATGTATGGGTTTAGGGAAAGGATCCCCAAACCAAATAATGGGTAGCTGTTGTTAAATCAGGTAGAATACTTTATAAAATGAGTGGAGTAGCCGAAAATATAGTCAAAAAAGCTATTTCAATAGCGGCATCCAAAATGCCTATAAGAACTTGGGATAGAAATGTAGAATCAAAGGAAAGCGGTCTTTGTTtgagatggaaaaaaaaaaaaacaattgcagatttcttttttttggaaaaactttttttttttttttacttcgcCATTTGCATTGAAAGAaaagattccaaaataataTGATTTAACTTCAAACCCTTTTGAATGTGGCAGATAATAGCGGAGCCCGAGAATTGATGTGTATTCGAATCATAGGGGCTAGTAATTGACGATATGCTCATATTGTAATCAAGAAAGCCATCTTAAATACACCTCTAGAAAGATCACAAGTGATCAGAGCTGTAATTGTACGTACTTGTAAAGATCACAAGTGATCAGAGTTGTAATTGTACGTACTTGTAAAGAGAAAGACAATCAAACAATTCCCAATTATGGTCCTTGTGGATTTGATCATCCATATAATATACAAAAAGAAACTCCGGATATTTGATATCTTTCTCTTTGAATGAGATCTCAATTTCAGCGATGGTTTCATTAGATATCTTACAATTggaatctttttttttcccgaTCCAGTTCTTCCACCACCGTAAACCCCAGTTAGATTGAGGCATGATACACTTTTTAATTATTGGGAGAATCCAAGTACTCTCTTTCGGATCCAGGAAAGAGCTTTcagagaattttttttcctttaaaaagaTACAAGAGCGAAACAATCAACCAAGATTTTTGCTCTTTTGGTTATGTTATCAACCGTTATAATTTGTTGGGTCATCTTCTTCTCGATTTTGTCTTACTccactatttatttattttatttcagttGCAAGGGTTGTCCAGAACGTGGATTTTCATTGCAGAATTTTGATTTCATATAGTTATAATGAGGTATGGCAGACAAATgataatcatatttaattaagttaatactCATTACTAACAAGAGAAGTTCTTTTTTTCCCCAATTGGGTCTGGTAATTTTCAACAAATACCTCGTAGCttgtacaaaaataaacaaataatggaatattagattttttgtttcttttaaattgGGTAAAAGAAAACATTGCCCTCATAGGCTTTTTATCTTCCATTTAACCTTTTGACTGAATTTGTAATGTTTTAACTAGTTGACCAAGTTCCCATAAGTCTCATTTATTTCATTCTTCCCTTTTAAGTTTAACAGGACAAGGGATGAGgatttaaatcttaaatatGCATTGATTAGTTACATTACAACAAATTGATTCCATGTCAAAACTATGAACATCGAACTCATAatctaatttaaaaaagaaaaatttgtaataattatacATCATCTTAACACCTCATCAaacattcaaaattttcttctctctatgtcaaaggaaaaaaatgagagTTTTGTATGGACGATTCAAATTCTCAGTCCAAAATGGTGTTTAAGGGTCTTAAAATTATATATCATGGAGCATGGAAATTCAAACAATTTACCACATCTAAATAACGACCGGTGACGATTCATTTTCCTATGACAAATTGATTTTGTTCTTAGAGAACCACCAATCCCTTCACTAGAAACGACTAATTATGCTATCCCATTCAAAGTAGCAATCATGAAGCTCGTCAAAATGGTGGGAGAAGCCTAGAAAAAGGACTATCCCATACTTGGCTATGCCCATTCTATTGAGGGTCGATGATCTTcgaatcaattttattttttttggaccGTAGACAATAGTCAAACCATCAAAATAATTCTCATTCCCCGCCACAATCTCGACCAACTTGTTGAAGGAAATCTTCCTACCCAAATCTCGATTATGGAATTTGGATCCAACCCACAGGCTCATCTAAAGGCTAATTACAAGCACGCATGCCTAATTTTATTTCACTTGAGTGCTACTCAAGTTTGTGGGATGCTTGGGTTAGCTTTCAATTTATGAATTTAAGATATCAGATACtataagttgattttttttttttataaaatatattttagacGTAAATCATGAAGATTATCTCTCACGAGCATGGAATGTTATTATCTCGAGAAAAGTTCATGTCAATTAGACCTACTTTTATTTTTGatattatctaaaaaaaaagctCATGTCAATTAGACCcacttttgcttttgatttaaCTAACTATATTTGTAGATAATTTAATGTAGTCACTCACCGTCTAGCTAAGGGGTCTCTAAGAAGGGGTGGGCTCAATTTGATGTCAATTATTGTACTTTATTTAGCTAGATTCCCTTTTacttcaatttaatatattttatttttctttatatatatt
This region includes:
- the LOC120084450 gene encoding uncharacterized protein LOC120084450 isoform X2, whose amino-acid sequence is MEFERVDEEVMNVTIHFQTHGPIYINLLLSSFPIFFLPPPNPFLSLFSLSLSLIATDSTMSDEEWVDVALSDDSLVVDLLLRLNRPPSPPLPLEWSVRQPRSKPILPRHASDSALKNSDSAARASPTTPLTWSSGGFVDASDAARSKTLGELKEEEVLLLKERRSLKDALATLRLSVEKQRAMNGSLKKMKLDLESQQAIETIVTSAVLEEANSDQPQLQMPPRSICNTTAIGVAAFGCNDVDASYQLTLPNVSCKLQEIGTLGTVRLLPDLNLPFQEDSGTEALYRMS
- the LOC120084450 gene encoding uncharacterized protein LOC120084450 isoform X1 encodes the protein MEFERVDEEVMNVTIHFQTHGPIYINLLLSSFPIFFLPPPNPFLSLFSLSLSLIATDSTMSDEEWVDVALSDDSLVVDLLLRLNRPPSPPLPLEWSVRQPRSKPILPRHASDSALKNSDSAARASPTTPLTWSSGGFVDASDAARSKIAGKSEVVATVKRPRKKKTLGELKEEEVLLLKERRSLKDALATLRLSVEKQRAMNGSLKKMKLDLESQQAIETIVTSAVLEEANSDQPQLQMPPRSICNTTAIGVAAFGCNDVDASYQLTLPNVSCKLQEIGTLGTVRLLPDLNLPFQEDSGTEALYRMS